The region CACCCGCTCCTTAGCCAACTCCGGTGACAACAGCTCAAAGCAGAGAAGCATGTCGGATGGGGATACAGTGTCCAGCGAGTGGGAGGGCAGGAACATGCGATGAAAGCGATTCTTAATCACCTGGGAACGGAGAACACACAGGTCCCAGGTGAGAATGATCCTTTCCCTAGCCCTGCCCCAAAGCACAAGAAGGCTCGGCCCTGATTTCGGGCCCATGGGGACAAAAGTGGGGTTCATAGCCCAAAAGAGGCACACACTTCTGCCCAATGGAATAAGGAACCTGGCCTATCAGAGAGCCAGAAAAACAGGCCCAAGGCagggatcaatcacaccagttcTCTATGCTGAGGGCCTCTATCCTGCTAGCAGGGCCTTGCTGGGACTGCAACATGGTTATCATTGAGGGGCCACATTCGAGGAGCCTCTTCCCCACCTTTAACCCCTGAGAAAAAGGGTACTACCAGGCTAGAGGCTAGGAGCCTTTGGCGAGGGCCAGCACATAGATCTGGGATAATATGAGGGACCAATAGGATGAAGGGAGGACCACAGCAGGTAGAGGAACAGTCCCGCGGTTCAAGTTCTTTGTCTAAAGAGGGAAAAGCAGCTGGAGGCCACcacagaaaagggaaaaaaccCTGACAACAGCTGGGAGCTGAGGGCACCTCTGCTGCACAAATGCCTGGTTCCAACCATGCCGCAACCAAGGACGCACTGCCTATTTCGTGCAGTCCGTAAACTCTCATGTGTATACGTACAGATGCCAGAGACTGTGTACACGTGCCTGTATGCTGTAAGTACACACGAGAGTCAAAGAAATGTACCTCAGCCAGACGCAGGTTCTCAGGCTTTACATGGACACTCTGAGAGAGGGAGTCCAACACTTCACTCGCGCTGGAGTTCTCCTTGCTGACACTCACCAGGAACTGTGGTGACAAGGGCAGGGtcagtgggggtggagggggcaggTTCCCTGGGACAGTCCAGAGAATGGGGGCTTACTCCTCACCTTGATGGGCTTGCTGTGGGGCTCCCGGGCAAAATAGAAGATGGGGAGAACCTTTTGCTTCTGTGGCAATGGTACCGGCAGGTAGAGAAATGGGTCAAAAGTGATGGAGACCTGCAGATGCACAGTGGTGGCAGTGGGTGGCCGCACAGGGAGTAGGCAGCAAGGCCCTCACAGCCAACCAGCAAACTCTCAGGCTTGAGAAGATGGACCAGGATGGCTCACTGCCCTCCCGAAGAGAGCGATCCCTCTTTCCAGCATTTGAGGCTCTGCTCAACCTGTCACTTTACCAATTTTCCCCTTGCCTACACCCCATGTGTCCTTCCAATCTTACTCATATCCTTGCCACACCTTATACCTGTGTTTGGGCCTGAATATCCCTTTTACCTCATCCGGGAAACATATCCTGCCTGACCTCTTCAGCCCCCACAGGAGCCTAAGGTTGCAGAGCCAGCTTCCTTGCCCATACGTTGCCAAGAAACATCTAAAGATGCTGAACCCAATCAGACCAGGCTAGCTGGGCCAGGCCAGCAGGCCTTTTTCCAGGGGTCCCTCTCTCCCAAGGAGCCCGTCACACCTTGGTGCACACAGGACACACCAGCTTCGATTTGTACTGGCCCTGAAATAGGTCTACGATGAAAGAGTCGTTCCTCATCTTGTGACGCTGCCACGCTTCCTCAGCCACCACCTGAGGGCGAGAGTGGTGAGGACCGAGAAGACCTGAGGGCTGGTGTATGCATGAGGCATACTCACCCTCTGCCCCCTACCCTGACCTCATCGGGCCGCCCATCTGAGTCCACAGTCTCTGTGTAGGGCTTGTTCTGGATGCGGTTCAGATCCTCATGTAGCCCATCTAGCAGGAAAGCCATGAACTCCTGGGCATCGTGCTGCGCGTAGCCTGTGAACTGGCTGGCCTTGCTCGCCACAATGGCCTGGATGCAAAGGCCAAGATGTGAGCACAGAGCCTTAGTACCCACCGTGCACCCAGCTGGTTGACCCTCCCCGCCTCCTCCAGCCAAGAGTGGGAGTAGCTGCAGATCACCTTCAACTTGGAAGGCTGAAAGGCATGGTGGGTGCCCTTCCACAGTGCCCGCAGCAGCACCGCAAAGCCGATGGCAAGCCGCCCACCAGTCCCCAGTGGGTTGTTGTAGTTGATCTCAGCCTCAAAGGAGCGGTCtaggaacagcagtcaagaagagGTGTGAACAGGGGAAGGCACCCCTCTGCCCGCTCCCCCAGGCTTCAGGCCCTGCCCTCACCGTGGAAGAAGTCCCGCAGCTCCCGTGTGTTGGACAGAGACTGGATGACGCTGTTCATGAAGCAAGTGTTGCCTAGATTGACAAGGCCAGTGAAGCCTGGCAGACAcaccttcttttcttcttcctcctcttcctccacacTGTCTCCACTCACAGGACTGTGTGGCATTGGGGGCACCATGCATGTGGGCTTAGGCTGTGCGGGCAACGGGGGTATGAGAGAGTAGCCCTGAGGCTTCCTGGCCTCAGTCCTTGGTTTTCCCTACCCCAGGATTCTCACCGAGGCCAGGTGTGGCTCTGGCTTTGGGGCTACATGTTCCACGGGATTGCGGGCTGCCACACCATCCAGCCCCGTGTCCTCAGTTCGAGCCTTGGGTTTCTCCTTCTCCACAGCCCGGGCTTCCTCCTGACCTGTCAGTGGATGGGGAGCACCGCCTGGTGGGGTTGAATCCAGAGGGGTTGGACCTGTCGGCACGgcaacctttgcaccacccactGCACCTTAAAAAGGGGGAATGAGGGGGCTGGTGGTTAGCAGCATGTAGGGACCTGGCCGTGCAGGGCTGGGGAATGAAGGGAGCTCGTGTGCAGACCTCGTGCAGCTGGGGCCTCCAGGCCCCCCCAGCGCTGACTCTGCCGCTTACGGAGGCAGATGTCGATGCGAGAGGCCGTGAAACAGAAGGTGCACTGCTCTGGTTCAATCAGGTTCCTACGGGAAAAAGCTAAACTCAGGGACTTAGGTGGAGCAGGTATTGGGCTAGACAGGCCAGGGAGATGGAGCCCAGGATGGAACACAGGGGTGGGGCCGGGCACCACCCACCTGAGCTTCACCTGCCAGCGGAAGATGGTGTGGGGCCCGCAGCCCGTGTGCAGCCTCAGGAAGTTTCCATCCCTACAGGGGCAGAGCAGGGGCAGGGCAGGAGGAAAGGCATGAGATACGCTGTTCAACCTGAGGCACACTGCTTGTCCCGTCTCCTGCCCACCCACTCACCTGGTCTGGAAGATAAGTGTGAAGTCCTGCTCGCGGAAAAGCACTCGAGAAGTGTCCCTGCAGATCTCCTTCACGTACACATGAACCACCACTGAGTCTGGCCCCTTCTCATACGAGTCATTCTTGACAAATGCCAGGCTCACCATGGACTCAGGGTCTGTGTTGGGACCATGGGGCCACCCAAGACAAGTTCTAGTCTATTGCTATACTACTCCCTACCTGCCCACCAACTTTGCAACCCAGCCTGAGGCTCTGCCTGCTCACCCCTGGACCCACCTTTACCATCCACCAAGGTTACATCATCTGCTGCCACTGCCACCTCCTCCCTGGAGCAGTCACTTTTCCCAGTGTCTCTGCTCCGGGCTGTTGCTGGGGAGACTGGGTCATTCCTGGGGGATACTGCCTTCTCTCCTGCCAAAAGGGCTAGACTCTCTTCTGAGTCCAGAAGGCAGGTCTGGTTCAGCAGTGGTACTCGGAGCTGTTCCTCAGCCCCAGCCTATTCATAGAGAGATTGTGGGCAGGATCAGCCCTGTGTCTGGCAGGTGGACCCCGCTATAGTCCATGGCCTCTCCCCCAAACTCCCAACTCCCAGCCAAAGACCCCGCCCTTACCTGGGTGGCTGGCTCAGCCAGGAAGGGTGGGGCATCGCCCCGGGGTCCAGGACCATCCCTGGGCGCTTCCCCCTCGGGCCCTCTGCGGAGATGCACAGCCCTCTTGGCACTGGGCCCTGCCTGGGTCCCGGGGCCAGCCCCCGCGCCTACCTCGCCACGGCCCTGGGCCCGTTTCTGGTTCCGGGCTTCCTGCTTGGCCCGGTGGGGCTCAGGACCTGGCTCCAGGGCAACAGGAGACAGCTCCTGCCCATTCTCCTGGCACCACAGCCCTGGCACCAGCTCCTGGGTCCCTAGAGGTTTCTTCTGTCAAAGATACAGCAGTCAGGCCCTGCTCACTCTGAACATCCCCACCCTATCATGCCCCAGAACTCACCAGGAGAGAGGGCCACGTAAGCAGAGGCACCTTCTTGGGCAGCGCTAGCTGCAGGAGACCACCCTTGCGGGCCTGCACTTTGGTGCAAGAACTTTCGATCTCAGCGTAGAAGACACCACCCCACTGCCGACCATCTGGAGATGGAGTGGGGGCAATGAACTGGGGCAGGGGATATGAAGGGACTCAAATGTATCTCTGGGCTCTGAGGTCAGGACAGATGGACACACCTGGAAGCCTCACCACACAGTCAGTGTCTGTGAATGCAGCATCCACCTCTTCTAGCCGCAGAGCACCCGCTCCCACACGCAGCTTAACAATCACCTCGTCTGCATTCTGCTTCCAATCAAGCAACAACTCTGTAAGGAGTATGGCAAAAACATCATGAGGGTCTCCACCAGCTCCTGAAAGGGATAAGCAGGTACAACAGACCCAGCCCTAACAGGACTGCTCCAGAACAGAGTTACACCTCCTGAGTTCCCTCCCCTCTACTAGTGCCCCTTTTGGGCCCATTCATTACTCACCCTCTTTGGTCTGCTCCTCCCGAGGACTGGACACTGACTCCGACAACAAAGGAAAGAACAAGGAGACCATGATGGGGAGGCAGTCTCCAAGGCACTACCACCCCACCAAGGACCATCTTCAGGATCTTGGCCAATTAACCAGGCCTCAAAGTTGAGGCTCTACCCATCCTGCCATGGCTCCTTCTCTCAGCATCAGACCAATACagagagaacaggaaaaaaaaagtcgccTCTTCAAGAACACGCGGCTTCTTACCAACACCCAACCCCAATCCCCAGTTCTGTAAACTCAAcaaaggtgggggaggggggagagaaggCTGTGAGCACCCTGGGTATATCACTCCCACCTCTCCTAGGATCTCCATCCTTGCTCTCCTGGTTTGCTCGATCCTTCTGCTTCTTCTTACTAGTGGCCTCTTCCAGTCCTGGTGGCCCTCTCCTTGGGCCCGTAGCACTGGCCCCGCCAGACATCTTGAGCCGCTTGGTTGACAGCCAGAGTGCCCCAGGGTCGGCAACGGCGTCTGGGTCAGGGCTGCGGCGCTTCCTTCCTGGCCCAGCTATCTTGGCAACTCTTTGTGGCCAAATTCTCCAGCAAGGAACTGACAGCCTAATGAGAAAAGACCAGTGATCACTGCTAAGGCCCAACTATTTGCTCCTTGGCTGCAGCCAGGCCTCAGTAACCCAGGACACTCCTAACCCTACAGAGTAATACCTCCTGGCCACCTGAAATAGCCCTAGACTCCCTCAAGGTATTCTGAATGGAGAATAAATAATGCAGCAAGTATTACTAGTCAAGCCTCCCCATCGCCTGCCATAACAGACCCAGAAAGCTGGAAGCCTGGCCGACGAGGAACCAGGTCAAGGCGGCTATGGCCTGGGCCTAGGCTTCTCCACCACTCTGGAGAGAAGCCATGGCTCCAGCCCACAGGGCTGGTGCTCTGGGCAGGGTGCTCACTTTTCCTTCACTCTCACTGGCTGCTTAGTCACCACCCGAGAAGTaggaggtggaggaggaagaCAGGAAAGGAGGAGACAATCAAGCAGCAGGAGGATCAGGCTCTGTGGTTGAGAACAGGCCCAACCCAGGTGCTGCCGCTGCCCAGCCAAGGTCCTGTAGCCAAAGCGCTCCCACCTGCCTGCTAACACCTCCCACCCTTGCCAGAACCTGCTCCAGAACCTTGCCAGAACCTGTGCAatgctcagtttttttttcccgCCCAAGACAGGTTTCTCTCCCCATCCATTATGCCAAACAGTAAAGGGCCTGCAAAGGCTAGGCTGAAAAAGGTAAAAGAATCCAGATGCCACCCCACCCCTTCAGCACCATTCTTCTCCCAGGCAGGAAGGGGCATATGAGACTGGAACAGGCATCATCCCCTTGCTCCCAGGTCCCCTCACGCATCAGCTCAGAGCCACAAACACCTTCCACCCAGTTTCCCACAGAAGAGCCAGTGGATTCTGAGCCATTTCTCCATCCAAAACGGAATTCCTCAAAACCAGATACTGAGATGAGGGTAAGGATAAACCATGGATCTAGGACACCTGACAGCCTCAAGTCTGCCTGAGCCAGTAACAGGACAGAATGACTAATCTGTGCTCCCCAAGGTGTGTGCATGTTGCGGGGGAGGGGCAATCCTTCTTCTAGTCAGATGTGGTGCTGAAGGGCTGGACTGAATGACGGCCGGTTCAGAGCCAAGGGGTGAACACCTGCCGCCTCCTCACACCCAAAAAAGGTCCCGGCCAAAGGCCGCATCCCTCACGCATCCTCGGGGGGCATGGAGGCGGGGAAGGGGCCGTCCGGAGACCTGAGCCAGCCTCATGCGACCGCGCCGGGATACTGACCACAGAACAGTCCCTCGGCCGGACTGCGACCGACCTCCAGCCTCCGAACCCCGGGCCCATTACCACCTCCTGTAGGAAGCCGCCTTTGCTCGCCGCCAGCCCCCTTGGAGAAAGGAGGCCGGCCACGGGCGTAGCGTAACGGCCCCGCCGGCATCTGCGGGCCCGGCGCGCCCCGGGGCTCGAGGGGACGGGGCTGGCACGGCCCGTGACCTTGAACAGGCCTCCCCGGGCCCGCGCCGCGGCCTTCGCCGTTCCGGCCAGACGGGCGGCTGGCTGCCCGTCCCACTCACCGAGCAAGGCCGCCGCCACCAGCCCTCGTCGggccctggcaacctgctctcgGTTCCGGTTCCGGCGTTGGGTCGGTTCCGGTTCCGGCGCGCCCCTAGCCCGTCCCggcaccgccgccgccgcctcagtGGCTTGTTTTGTTTCGATTTATAGTTACGGCTGAGAGAGGTGGAGCGCCGAGCTGGTGACGAACTTCCGGCGGGAAAGGGACAGGCAGCTCCCGGCAGCTCCGGGGCGGGCCCGAGAGGAGGGGCCAGGGACAGGCCCCAAGTTCCACCCAGAGACCCCGCCTGTCCCAAATCAGACTCGAGACAACACAGAGGGGGTTCACACTGGTTTATTGGGGGCCCTGCCGGAGTGGGGGGAACTCTTCCATGCAAAGGCACAGTCTCGCGGGCGGGGCAGGGTACTAAGGTAGACCCTGGGCGGTGGTCACTGGCAAGTGTTGTAGATCTGGACCTGCAGATTGATGGCTTGAAGAACGCTGCGCATCCTGGCCTCCAGGCCGTCTAGCTGGGCCGCCTTGCCCTCCAGGGCCCGCTCATTCTCCTCATAGGTGCTTTCCAGCTCTAAGAGGGACGGGTCTTAGCAGAGGGGTCCCATTCCCACAGCCCCACATCTTGTATTCCCACCCACCCCACACCTCACCCTGCAGTCTCTGCAGCTTGTCCTGAGCGGCCTGCAGCAGACCCCAAGCCTCATCCCGCAGTTGCTCTGCCCGCACCTGGGCAGCCAGCACGCCCTGGGCCTTGCGTTCAGCCAGCACCCTCACCCTCTGGTACCGATCGCCCAGTGGGCCCTGTAGCAACTGTGGATACAGAAGACAGGGTCAGGGTGGTGGCCCAGTCTCCACCCACCCCCCCCAGGTCTTCCAGCTGGCTCTGCCCAAACCCACCTGCTCAGCCTCCTGGGCACGGCTCTGGGCACTGCCTGCTGTTTCTTCAGCCTGAGAGGCTGCCAGGCTATTCCCTGCCCGTTTCAGTTTTAGAGCCTCCAGGAGAGCATCCAGTTGCTGAGCTCGCTTGCCTGCAGAGCCTAGGGCTTGCTCTGTACCTGCCATCCTTTCCCGTACCTGCCATGGGTGGGCCCAAGATTAAACAGATCCACGGAGCATGCCCATAACCTAGCCCCACTGATGTCCCAGGGAGACCACACCTGGTGCAGGGTCTGCTCTGTGTCCCGTGTGTCAACTGCTGCCCCCCGTATGGCACCCTGGGCAGCACCCTGTGCCCTCCGGGTCTCCTCCAGGGCTGCCTGCACTGTCTCTGCCTTCTGTTTCTCACCTTCAGCCCGGGTCCTGGGGGAGAGAGGAAATGAGGGGCTACAGGTATCAGCACGAGGTGTCAGGAATGGGCGCAAAAATGAGGTCAGACCGTGCTCGGCGTGCATCCTGCAGTAGCCGCTCAGCCCGTCGCACATCTCCCACGGTACGTGCCAGGATCGTGTCCACATCTGCCAGGCTTCGGACCCGCTCTGCAATTTCCCCTGCCAGGTGCTGGATCTGATCGGGTGATGCTGGGATGGAGAGCTCAAGCACCCGTGTGGCCACCATTTCAATGCTGTCAGGATCAGCCCCCTCCTCTATGGGAACACAGGCAGGGACTTTTAGGGATACAGAATCTCCAGCGTAAGCATGGGGACACATCTTGGGGTGTGGACTCAGGGATTGCACATAGAGCATGGGTTTGCCAGTACACAGAGGGATGTAAACGCAGGATGAGTACTATGGGGCACAAATTCAGGGACATAGACATAAGGACCATATATGGGCAAGCATTCAGGGACCAGACATGGGGCCATAAACACAGGTCCAGTGCAGGTCCTGAGGCCCAAGTGTGGatccagagagagagacacaAACACAGGGGAAACAACCACATGGCCTGGGCCACATGGGGGGCTCACGGCTAAGGAAGTCCTTCACGCTCTGGATAAGTTCCCGCAGCTCCTGATTGGCCTGTTCCACCTGTCCTCGGGTGGCATTAGCCTTGTCTCGGGCCGCCTGGGCCCGCTGCTGTGCCTCACCAGCCTGCCGACGGGTCTCAGCCACCTGGCTGAGGATGCCACCACTTGCTGCCAGTGCCCGCTGCAGTTCTGCCTGCGTGTGCCGGGCCCGGACGAGGGCCAGGTCTGCCATGGCTGCTGCGCCGTTGCAGCTGAGGCCACCACAGCGGGGCTGCCCATCCTCATCCCGACAGCCGGCACCCCCGCAAGGGCTTGTAGAGCAGGGTGCATCCCCTGGGGCCCCACATACCTAACAGGCACAGAGTAAGTAAGGGCTGCGTGGAACGAACAGCTACACCCGCCTGTCCCACCCTAGACCTGCACCTCACCAGTTCATTTAGGCCTGTCAGGCTCAGGGCGTTGGTATGGGCAGAGAGCTCGCCCAGTGCCCGCTGGTTGGCTGCATGTTTTCGGTTAAAGTTTGCCCTCTGGGCACCCATCAGCACCTCTGCCTGGTGCCGGGTGTCTGCTGAGTTGCTTACAGGGCTGGGCACTGCCAGGGCTGAGGTGTTGGCACGACGTTCTGCCTCTGAGGACTGGCTGTGGGCATGGAGGATGCTGTCATAGGCACCTAAATTGGGCAGAGGCAGGCAGTCAGCTTGAGATCAACCCTGGTCTACCTGCCTAGCTGGCTAATAACTTACCCAGGAAGTTTGAATGCTTGAGTAGATCCAGATGCTGGCTGAGCTGCCGCAGCGTGAGATTAAGTGCAAGCCCGTCGCGCTCCAGCCCACTTAGTGCATGGTTGGCATTGAAGTTCTCATCCTGCACATCTGTCAGTTCTGCCTCTAGTTGGGTCAGGTGTTCAGTGGCCTCCCCAATTTCATGCCTGCACaaattggggggcgggggggcattaTTTAGAGAGGATTCAGTCCTGGTTCTTTGGGCTTCTGCCCCATCCCAGCACATATCCTCAGACCCATCCATACCGCAGCTCCTCTGTGGCCTCCACAAGCCGTGCAGTGGATGCAGCTGAAGTGTTCCGGGCACCCACGATGCCCTGCACGGTGCCCAGCTTCTCCTGTATGTTCCAGAAGCTGGTCTCAAAGGCGCCCAGCACACCCGTCTGCTGCAGCTCCCTCGCCCGCTGCTCTAGGTGCCGTGTACGGACAGCCAAGTCCTGCACCACGCGGTCCCAGTCCCCAAAGCATGCATGG is a window of Elephas maximus indicus isolate mEleMax1 chromosome 20, mEleMax1 primary haplotype, whole genome shotgun sequence DNA encoding:
- the USP19 gene encoding ubiquitin carboxyl-terminal hydrolase 19 isoform X6, which gives rise to MSGGASATGPRRGPPGLEEATSKKKQKDRANQESKDGDPRRVSSPREEQTKEELLLDWKQNADEVIVKLRVGAGALRLEEVDAAFTDTDCVVRLPDGRQWGGVFYAEIESSCTKVQARKGGLLQLALPKKVPLLTWPSLLKKPLGTQELVPGLWCQENGQELSPVALEPGPEPHRAKQEARNQKRAQGRGEVGAGAGPGTQAGPSAKRAVHLRRGPEGEAPRDGPGPRGDAPPFLAEPATQAGAEEQLRVPLLNQTCLLDSEESLALLAGEKAVSPRNDPVSPATARSRDTGKSDCSREEVAVAADDVTLVDGKDPESMVSLAFVKNDSYEKGPDSVVVHVYVKEICRDTSRVLFREQDFTLIFQTRDGNFLRLHTGCGPHTIFRWQVKLRNLIEPEQCTFCFTASRIDICLRKRQSQRWGGLEAPAARGAVGGAKVAVPTGPTPLDSTPPGGAPHPLTGQEEARAVEKEKPKARTEDTGLDGVAARNPVEHVAPKPEPHLASPKPTCMVPPMPHSPVSGDSVEEEEEEEKKVCLPGFTGLVNLGNTCFMNSVIQSLSNTRELRDFFHDRSFEAEINYNNPLGTGGRLAIGFAVLLRALWKGTHHAFQPSKLKAIVASKASQFTGYAQHDAQEFMAFLLDGLHEDLNRIQNKPYTETVDSDGRPDEVVAEEAWQRHKMRNDSFIVDLFQGQYKSKLVCPVCTKVSITFDPFLYLPVPLPQKQKVLPIFYFAREPHSKPIKFLVSVSKENSSASEVLDSLSQSVHVKPENLRLAEVIKNRFHRMFLPSHSLDTVSPSDMLLCFELLSPELAKERVVVLEVQQRPQVPSIPISKCAACQRKQQSEDEKLKRCTRCYRVGYCNQLCQKTHWPDHKGLCRPENIGYPFLVSVPASRLTYARLAQLLEGYARYSVSVFQPPFQPGRTALESQGPGCTSLLSTSSLEAGDSERDPIQPPELQLVTSVAEGDTGVPRVWSAPDRGPMPSTSGVSSEMLATGPVEIVSLPTGERVSRPEAAIPGYQHPSEAMSAHTPQFFIYKIDASNREQRLEDKGEAPLELGDDCSLALVWRNNERLQEFVLVASKELECAEDPGSAGEAARAGHFTLDQCLNLFTRPEVLAPEEAWYCPQCKQHREASKQLLLWRLPNVLIVQLKRFSFRSFIWRDKINDLVEFPVRNLDLSKFCIGQKEEQLPSYDLYAVINHYGGMIGGHYTACARLPNDRSSQRSDAGACSMTAQ
- the USP19 gene encoding ubiquitin carboxyl-terminal hydrolase 19 isoform X1 — its product is MSGGASATGPRRGPPGLEEATSKKKQKDRANQESKDGDPRRVSSPREEQTKEELLLDWKQNADEVIVKLRVGAGALRLEEVDAAFTDTDCVVRLPDGRQWGGVFYAEIESSCTKVQARKGGLLQLALPKKVPLLTWPSLLKPLGTQELVPGLWCQENGQELSPVALEPGPEPHRAKQEARNQKRAQGRGEVGAGAGPGTQAGPSAKRAVHLRRGPEGEAPRDGPGPRGDAPPFLAEPATQAGAEEQLRVPLLNQTCLLDSEESLALLAGEKAVSPRNDPVSPATARSRDTGKSDCSREEVAVAADDVTLVDGKDPESMVSLAFVKNDSYEKGPDSVVVHVYVKEICRDTSRVLFREQDFTLIFQTRDGNFLRLHTGCGPHTIFRWQVKLRNLIEPEQCTFCFTASRIDICLRKRQSQRWGGLEAPAARGAVGGAKVAVPTGPTPLDSTPPGGAPHPLTGQEEARAVEKEKPKARTEDTGLDGVAARNPVEHVAPKPEPHLASPKPTCMVPPMPHSPVSGDSVEEEEEEEKKVCLPGFTGLVNLGNTCFMNSVIQSLSNTRELRDFFHDRSFEAEINYNNPLGTGGRLAIGFAVLLRALWKGTHHAFQPSKLKAIVASKASQFTGYAQHDAQEFMAFLLDGLHEDLNRIQNKPYTETVDSDGRPDEVVAEEAWQRHKMRNDSFIVDLFQGQYKSKLVCPVCTKVSITFDPFLYLPVPLPQKQKVLPIFYFAREPHSKPIKFLVSVSKENSSASEVLDSLSQSVHVKPENLRLAEVIKNRFHRMFLPSHSLDTVSPSDMLLCFELLSPELAKERVVVLEVQQRPQVPSIPISKCAACQRKQQSEDEKLKRCTRCYRVGYCNQLCQKTHWPDHKGLCRPENIGYPFLVSVPASRLTYARLAQLLEGYARYSVSVFQPPFQPGRTALESQGPGCTSLLSTSSLEAGDSERDPIQPPELQLVTSVAEGDTGVPRVWSAPDRGPMPSTSGVSSEMLATGPVEIVSLPTGERVSRPEAAIPGYQHPSEAMSAHTPQFFIYKIDASNREQRLEDKGEAPLELGDDCSLALVWRNNERLQEFVLVASKELECAEDPGSAGEAARAGHFTLDQCLNLFTRPEVLAPEEAWYCPQCKQHREASKQLLLWRLPNVLIVQLKRFSFRSFIWRDKINDLVEFPVRNLDLSKFCIGQKEEQLPSYDLYAVINHYGGMIGGHYTACARLPNDRSSQRSDVGWRLFDDSTVTTVDESQVVTRYAYVLFYRRRNSPVERPPRAGHSEHHPDLGPTAEAAASQASRIWQELEAEEEPVPEGPGPLGPWGPQDWVGPPPRGPTTPDEGCLRYFVLGTMAALVALVLNVFYPLVSQSRWR
- the USP19 gene encoding ubiquitin carboxyl-terminal hydrolase 19 isoform X8 — translated: MSGGASATGPRRGPPGLEEATSKKKQKDRANQESKDGDPRRVSSPREEQTKEELLLDWKQNADEVIVKLRVGAGALRLEEVDAAFTDTDCVVRLPDGRQWGGVFYAEIESSCTKVQARKGGLLQLALPKKVPLLTWPSLLKPLGTQELVPGLWCQENGQELSPVALEPGPEPHRAKQEARNQKRAQGRGEVGAGAGPGTQAGPSAKRAVHLRRGPEGEAPRDGPGPRGDAPPFLAEPATQAGAEEQLRVPLLNQTCLLDSEESLALLAGEKAVSPRNDPVSPATARSRDTGKSDCSREEVAVAADDVTLVDGKDPESMVSLAFVKNDSYEKGPDSVVVHVYVKEICRDTSRVLFREQDFTLIFQTRDGNFLRLHTGCGPHTIFRWQVKLRNLIEPEQCTFCFTASRIDICLRKRQSQRWGGLEAPAARVGGAKVAVPTGPTPLDSTPPGGAPHPLTGQEEARAVEKEKPKARTEDTGLDGVAARNPVEHVAPKPEPHLASPKPTCMVPPMPHSPVSGDSVEEEEEEEKKVCLPGFTGLVNLGNTCFMNSVIQSLSNTRELRDFFHDRSFEAEINYNNPLGTGGRLAIGFAVLLRALWKGTHHAFQPSKLKAIVASKASQFTGYAQHDAQEFMAFLLDGLHEDLNRIQNKPYTETVDSDGRPDEVVAEEAWQRHKMRNDSFIVDLFQGQYKSKLVCPVCTKVSITFDPFLYLPVPLPQKQKVLPIFYFAREPHSKPIKFLVSVSKENSSASEVLDSLSQSVHVKPENLRLAEVIKNRFHRMFLPSHSLDTVSPSDMLLCFELLSPELAKERVVVLEVQQRPQVPSIPISKCAACQRKQQSEDEKLKRCTRCYRVGYCNQLCQKTHWPDHKGLCRPENIGYPFLVSVPASRLTYARLAQLLEGYARYSVSVFQPPFQPGRTALESQGPGCTSLLSTSSLEAGDSERDPIQPPELQLVTSVAEGDTGVPRVWSAPDRGPMPSTSGVSSEMLATGPVEIVSLPTGERVSRPEAAIPGYQHPSEAMSAHTPQFFIYKIDASNREQRLEDKGEAPLELGDDCSLALVWRNNERLQEFVLVASKELECAEDPGSAGEAARAGHFTLDQCLNLFTRPEVLAPEEAWYCPQCKQHREASKQLLLWRLPNVLIVQLKRFSFRSFIWRDKINDLVEFPVRNLDLSKFCIGQKEEQLPSYDLYAVINHYGGMIGGHYTACARLPNDRSSQRSDVGWRLFDDSTVTTVDESQVVTRYAYVLFYRRRNSPVERPPRAGHSEHHPDLGPTAEAAASQASRIWQELEAEEEPVPEGPGPLGPWGPQDWVGPPPRGPTTPDEGCLRYFVLGTMAALVALVLNVFYPLVSQSRWR
- the USP19 gene encoding ubiquitin carboxyl-terminal hydrolase 19 isoform X5 is translated as MSGGASATGPRRGPPGLEEATSKKKQKDRANQESKDGDPRRVSSPREEQTKEELLLDWKQNADEVIVKLRVGAGALRLEEVDAAFTDTDCVVRLPDGRQWGGVFYAEIESSCTKVQARKGGLLQLALPKKVPLLTWPSLLKKPLGTQELVPGLWCQENGQELSPVALEPGPEPHRAKQEARNQKRAQGRGEVGAGAGPGTQAGPSAKRAVHLRRGPEGEAPRDGPGPRGDAPPFLAEPATQAGAEEQLRVPLLNQTCLLDSEESLALLAGEKAVSPRNDPVSPATARSRDTGKSDCSREEVAVAADDVTLVDGKDPESMVSLAFVKNDSYEKGPDSVVVHVYVKEICRDTSRVLFREQDFTLIFQTRDGNFLRLHTGCGPHTIFRWQVKLRNLIEPEQCTFCFTASRIDICLRKRQSQRWGGLEAPAARGAVGGAKVAVPTGPTPLDSTPPGGAPHPLTGQEEARAVEKEKPKARTEDTGLDGVAARNPVEHVAPKPEPHLASPKPTCMVPPMPHSPVSGDSVEEEEEEEKKVCLPGFTGLVNLGNTCFMNSVIQSLSNTRELRDFFHDRSFEAEINYNNPLGTGGRLAIGFAVLLRALWKGTHHAFQPSKLKAIVASKASQFTGYAQHDAQEFMAFLLDGLHEDLNRIQNKPYTETVDSDGRPDEVVAEEAWQRHKMRNDSFIVDLFQGQYKSKLVCPVCTKVSITFDPFLYLPVPLPQKQKVLPIFYFAREPHSKPIKFLVSVSKENSSASEVLDSLSQSVHVKPENLRLAEVIKNRFHRMFLPSHSLDTVSPSDMLLCFELLSPELAKERVVVLEVQQRPQVPSIPISKCAACQRKQQSEDEKLKRCTRCYRVGYCNQLCQKTHWPDHKGLCRPENIGYPFLVSVPASRLTYARLAQLLEGYARYSVSVFQPPFQPGRTALESQGPGCTSLLSTSSLEAGDSERDPIQPPELQLVTSVAEGDTGVPRVWSAPDRGPMPSTSGVSSEMLATGPVEIVSLPTGERVSRPEAAIPGYQHPSEAMSAHTPQFFIYKIDASNREQRLEDKGEAPLELGDDCSLALVWRNNERLQEFVLVASKELECAEDPGSAGEAARAGHFTLDQCLNLFTRPEVLAPEEAWYCPQCKQHREASKQLLLWRLPNVLIVQLKRFSFRSFIWRDKINDLVEFPVRNLDLSKFCIGQKEEQLPSYDLYAVINHYGGMIGGHYTACARLPNDRSSQRSDVGWRLFDDSTVTTVDESQVVTRYAYVLFYRRRNSPVERPPRAGHSEHHPDLGPTAEAAASQASRIWQELEAEEEPVPEGPGPLGPWGPQDWVGPPPRGPTTPDEGCLRYFVLGTMAALVALVLNVFYPLVSQSRWR